In Candida orthopsilosis Co 90-125, chromosome 4 draft sequence, a single genomic region encodes these proteins:
- a CDS encoding Eif4e translation initiation factor eIF4E (the C. parapsilosis ortholog has an intron in the UTR; similar to C. parapsilosis CPAR2_200360 and C. albicans EIF4E) — MSEELAQKTEDLSLDSKQQSDKTVFDSKEEFTAKHPLNSKWTLWYTKPQTSKTENWHDLLKPVITFSSVEEFWGIYNSIPPANQLPLKSDYHLFKEGVKPEWEDEANAKGGKWQYSFRKGEATPIINDLWLRGLLAVIGETIEDDEDEVNGIVINIRKQVYRIGIWTKDCDEKKLKTVGERLKKILQLKDEQKVEFISHDASNIRGAEAQIVL; from the coding sequence ATGTCTGAAGAACTTGCTCAAAAAACTGAAGATTTGTCCTTGgattcaaaacaacaatcagaCAAAACTGTTTTTGATTCGAAAGAAGAGTTTACTGCTAAACATCCATTAAACAGTAAATGGACCTTGTGGTACACTAAACCTCAAACAAGTAAGACAGAAAACTGGcatgatttgttgaaaccGGTGATAACATTTTCTTCAGTAGAGGAATTTTGGGGAATTTACAACTCCATTCCACCAGCAAACCAATTACCCTTGAAGTCGGACTACCATTTGTTCAAAGAAGGTGTTAAACCAGAATGGGAAGATGAGGCAAATGCTAAGGGAGGAAAGTGGCAATACTCTTTCCGTAAGGGTGAAGCCACtccaatcatcaatgactTGTGGTTACGTGGTTTGTTAGCTGTAATTGGTGAAACTATAGAagacgatgaagatgaagtaaACGGAATTGTTATCAACATTAGAAAACAAGTCTACAGGATTGGTATTTGGACTAAAGATTGCGAtgagaagaaattgaaaactgtTGGTGAAaggttgaagaagattttgcaattgaaagatgagCAAAAGGTTGAATTCATCTCTCATGATGCTTCCAACATTAGAGGCGCAGAGgctcaaattgttttgtaa
- a CDS encoding Ard1 protein (S. cerevisiae homolog ARD1 has alpha-N-acetyltransferase activity, has role in histone acetylation, N-terminal protein amino acid acetylation and localizes to NatA complex, cytosolic ribosome), whose protein sequence is MGITIRQATIEDVQAMQNANLHNLPENYQLKYYMYHILSWPQASFVATTSTINSDGQEEKVVGYVLGKMEDDPEAEDKTPHGHITSLSVMRTYRRMGIAEKLMRQSLYAMCQSFDAKYVSLHVRKSNRAALHLYRDSLQFEVQSIEKSYYQDGEDAYAMKLELELEKLLPSLAQKGVEDDLTKDLLEEIAV, encoded by the coding sequence ATGGGGATAACCATACGTCAGGCGACAATCGAAGATGTTCAAGCTATGCAAAATGCAAACTTACATAACCTCCCTGAAAATTATCAGCTAAAGTACTATATGTATCATATCCTCAGTTGGCCACAAGCTTCATTCGTTGCCACAACAAGTACCATAAATTCCGATGgacaagaagaaaaagtcGTTGGGTATGTTCTTGGGAAAATGGAAGATGATCCAGAAGCTGAAGATAAAACACCCCATGGCCATATCACATCACTATCAGTTATGAGGACATATCGTCGAATGGGAATTGCTGAAAAATTAATGCGCCAATCGTTGTACGCCATGTGCCAGCTGTTTGATGCAAAATATGTTTCTTTGCATGTTAGGAAATCCAATAGGGCTGCATTGCATTTGTATAGAGATTCATTACAATTTGAAGTACAActgattgaaaaatcataTTATCaagatggtgaagatgCATATGCTATGAAATTAGAGTTGGAATTAGAGAAACTATTACCATCATTGGCACAAAAGGgagttgaagatgatttaaCTAAAGATTTATTAGAAGAAATAGCTGTATAA
- a CDS encoding Pga1 GPI-anchored protein produces the protein MHLLRTLLYLFHFVLMANGLANQGAGGGAGGDAKTSSNTIVWITTTIDGKLTTASTTFSQTFMSTYTEANSDDVESGTVGMGSLSGSVGTHRSYDQTTISNAAPDGAAYVPYNLYAGFVGGIAVLLGLF, from the coding sequence ATGCATCTTTTACGCACGCTATTGTATCTCTTCcactttgttttgatggCAAATGGATTGGCAAATCAAGGTGCGGGTGGAGGTGCAGGAGGAGATGCCAAGACTAGTTCAAACACTATAGTGTGGATTACTACAACCATCGATGGAAAGCTAACAACAGCATCCACAACCTTCAGTCAGACCTTTATGTCAACATATACAGAAGCAAAtagtgatgatgttgaaagtGGAACTGTTGGTATGGGTTCATTAAGTGGATCAGTAGGAACTCATAGATCTTATGATCAAACCACCATATCGAACGCTGCTCCGGATGGAGCTGCTTATGTGCCATACAACTTGTATGCTGGATTTGTTGGTGGAATTGCTGTGTTGTTGGGGTTGTTTTAA
- a CDS encoding Bfr2 protein (S. cerevisiae homolog BFR2 has role rRNA processing and localizes to 90S preribosome), producing the protein MRKIKIVNYDEHLFCTNFQNTSIPMAKKTLSEEIASFYEPKNEFDIEDFDNGSLNKDVFQHEENESSEEDLSDEELKKDHYVVAPKSTLRSQQGPNLGKKYTGDVVSRDDIYNSSQDSNDDDDEEEEEEDSDSSRDESENNIDDDGGNFNSGKYESSESESESDSEDSEMDEKIHRKKASKQSSHQKELVKQLLNKERSHLVNRLSQSAINDTLKGYAVKQQYKTYEKLVDVRIKFQKAVNSANQLPINAVAYDENKTEESNGLINDAKQALYGLLKNILLLRSQLGSKEVSPPKKRSFEAMSSATQNADNELTSQRASVLNKWSYKVQNSSGNSAMNANKFKAINQSFEQQVKNNLSDMERLIKRTKLNRKQVVPLGYVEEEKVTSTPHDGDDVGEEMAPRKKAQGQENPYIFDDEDFYRVLLNDLVDKKVQSSDPTSNITIIRSAQKANKLKNNVDTKASKGRKLRFHVQEQIANFETSTGGWKWSDDQIDEFFASLLGQKVNMNEEEIDDEENSEKEIEPESNGIRLFG; encoded by the coding sequence ATGcgaaaaataaaaattgtAAACTACGATGAGCATCTCTTCTGCAcaaactttcaaaacacATCAATCCCAATGGCCAAAAAGACACTTTCAGAGGAGATTGCTAGCTTTTATGAGCCAAAAAATGAGTTTGATATagaagattttgataatggcTCCTTAAATAAGGATGTATTTCAACACGAGGAAAATGAATCCtcagaagaagatttgtCAGATGAggaattgaagaaagatCACTATGTTGTTGCGCCAAAGTCCACATTACGGAGTCAGCAGGGACCCAACTTGGGTAAAAAGTACACCGGAGATGTAGTGAGTCGAGACGATATTTATAACTCATCACAGGATAGcaatgacgatgatgatgaagaagaagaggaagaggatCTGGATTCAAGCCGAGACGAGTCTGAGAAtaacattgatgatgacgggggaaatttcaattcaggCAAATATGAAAGTTCAGAGTCAGAGCTGGAGTCTGACAGCGAGGATTCTGAAATGGATGAAAAGATTCACCGGAAGAAAGCTTCCAAACAGTCATCTCATCAAAAGGAATTGGTAaaacaacttttgaataaagAGAGGTCACATTTAGTCAACAGGCTATCTCAATCAGCAATAAATGATACATTGAAAGGGTATGCCgtcaaacaacaatacaaaacttatgaaaaattggtgGATGTGAGGattaaatttcaaaaggCAGTCAATAGTGCCAATCAGCTACCTATCAATGCAGTTGCCTATGACGAGAACAAGACAGAAGAGAGCAACGGTTTAATTAATGATGCCAAGCAAGCGTTGTATggtttattgaaaaatatacTTTTGTTGAGATCACAATTAGGAAGCAAGGAAGTTTCACCACCTAAAAAGAGATCGTTTGAAGCAATGTCAAGTGCAACCCAGAACGCCGATAATGAGTTGACTAGTCAACGTGCAAGTGTATTAAATAAGTGGTCTTACAAAGTCCAAAATTCTTCAGGAAACTCTGCCATGAATGCCAACAAGTTCAAGGCTATTAATCAATCCTTTGAACAACAAGTGAAAAACAACTTGTCAGATATGGAAAGGTTGATCAAAAGAACCAAACTAAACAGAAAACAAGTTGTGCCATTAGGATacgttgaagaagaaaaagtcACATCTACTCCTCATGATGGCGACGATGTAGGTGAAGAAATGGCCCCACGTAAGAAAGCACAAGGTCAAGAGAATCCTTacatatttgatgatgaggatttCTACCGtgtgttgttgaatgatttaGTCGATAAAAAGGTACAGTCTTCTGATCCAACATCAAACATTACCATAATCAGATCAGCTCAAAAGGCAAATAAGTTGAAGAACAACGTAGACACTAAAGCATCAAAGGGAAGAAAGTTGAGGTTTCATGTACAGGAACAGATTGCCAATTTCGAAACTTCCACCGGTGGATGGAAATGGAGTGATGATCAGATTGACGAATTTTTTGCATCTTTGTTGGGTCAAAAGGTAAACATGaacgaagaagaaattgatgacgAAGAGAATTCAGAAAAGGAGATTGAACCTGAGTCCAATGGTATACGACTCTTTGGTTAA
- a CDS encoding nucleolar protein: MSAPTALKRVEEPREVQPQENEVENDEEMLIDTENVPSEGLQQSKADSHNVELDESGKPKFSGEAQSSMKVKLESRKVPVPPHRMTPLKNVWTKIYPPLVDHLKLQVRMNLKTKTVELRTNKATTDAGALQKGADFVKAFTLGFDVDDAIALLRLDDLYIETFEIKDVKTLTGDHLSRAIGRIAGKDGKTKFAIENATRTRIVLADSKIHILGGFTHIRMAREAVVSLILGSPPGKVYGNLRTVASRMKERY, from the coding sequence ATGAGTGCGCCAACAGCATTGAAAAGAGTAGAGGAACCACGAGAGGTGCAACCACAAGAGAAcgaagttgaaaatgatgaggAAATGCTTATTGATACAGAAAATGTCCCCTCTGAGGGACTACAACAAAGTAAAGCCGATTCACACAATGTTGAACTTGATGAACTGGGGAAACCCAAGTTTTCAGGAGAAGCTCAATCCAGTATGAAGGTCAAGTTGGAAAGTAGGAAAGTACCAGTTCCGCCTCATCGTATGACACCATTGAAGAATGTATGGACCAAGATATACCCTCCCTTGGTGGACCATTTGAAACTACAGGTTAGAATGAATCTCAAGACCAAAACTGTCGAATTAAGGACTAATAAGGCTACTACAGATGCAGGTGCATTACAAAAAGGGGCCGATTTCGTAAAAGCATTCACATTAGGATTTGATGTTGACGACGCTATAGCGTTGTTGAGATTAGATGACTTGTACATTGAGACATTTGAGATCAAAGATGTCAAAACTTTAACCGGTGATCATTTGAGTAGAGCGATTGGTCGTATTGCTGGTAAAGATGGTAAGAcaaaatttgcaattgaaaatgccaCCCGGACTAGGATAGTATTGGCAGATTCTAAAATACATATATTGGGAGGTTTCACGCATATTAGAATGGCTAGGGAAGCCGTTGtatctttgattttgggtTCGCCGCCAGGTAAAGTTTATGGAAATTTGAGAACGGTTGCAAGTAGGATGAAGGAGAGGTATTAG
- a CDS encoding Hcr1 translation initiation factor, with protein MAWDDEDFDIPTNSKTAASWEDEEDDDPLLESWDVDPEEEAKKKKAEKEAQAKAKAEQKAKEDEAKRKKEQKRKEMEKFDNLDEKSKKELLRKAELTADLNNAADLFGGLGVAADDDDDFDINEHPREKARRAEAEAASRKPVLTKDTPLEDHPLFQPTNKQEYEKLRKAVGTTLTALNEDSSLLYASSLAIDLIRDLTQPLSVENTRKVISTLNVIIKDKERQERLARLKKTGGTASGGAGKKKAKPAARPNVGGFKKDDFDDMGGDLDDLDDDDFM; from the coding sequence ATGGCCTGGGACGACGAAGACTTCGATATTCCAACAAACAGCAAGACTGCAGCATCTTgggaagatgaagaagatgatgatccGCTTTTAGAAAGCTGGGATGTTGAtccagaagaagaagcaaagaagaaaaaagcAGAGAAGGAAGCTCAAGCTAAAGCCAAAGCTGAGCAAAAAGCTAAAGAGGATGAAGCcaagagaaagaaggaacaaaagagaaaagagaTGGAAAAGTTTGACAATTTAGATGAGAAGAGTAAGAAGGAGCTATTAAGGAAAGCTGAGTTGACTGCTGATTTGAACAATGCTGCTGATCTTTTTGGAGGACTTGGAGTTGCTgctgatgacgatgatgatttcGATATTAATGAACATCCTAGGGAAAAAGCTAGAAGGGCGGAAGCAGAAGCAGCTCTGAGAAAGCCAGTGTTGACTAAAGACACGCCATTAGAGGACCACCCATTATTCCAAccaacaaataaacaaGAATACGagaaattgagaaaagcAGTTGGTACTACCTTGACAGCTTTGAATGAAGATAGCTCACTTTTGTATGCATCAAGTTTggcaattgatttaattaGAGATTTAACACAACCATTATCAGTTGAAAATACCAGAAAGGTTATTAGTACATTGAATGTGATTATAAAGGATAAGGAAAGACAAGAGAGGTTAgcaagattgaagaagacTGGAGGAACTGCTAGTGGGGGTGCaggaaagaagaaagcTAAGCCCGCTGCTAGACCTAATGTTGGAGGATTCAAGAAGGATGATTTTGACGATATGGGTGGTGATTTAGAcgatttggatgatgatgactttATGTAA
- a CDS encoding Spt3 protein (similar to C. parapsilosis CPAR2_200390 and C. albicans SPT3 similar to S. cerevisiae Spt3p), whose translation MSGDSKYKYRIEIQQMMFVSGESNDPPIETTSLIEDIVRGQVIEILVQTTKTANSRGSKSIAPEDVIFLIRHDKAKVNRLRTYLSWKDVRKNAKDQEGGGTESLLEGGADGVTGGPGDGKSQQSSNDSKMLSRYKKSKIRLPWELQFMFSEQHLETNDDNEQVDEEEKAATIASLKRLKMADDRTKNMTREEYVHWSECRQASFTFRKAKRFREWANMAQLCDSRPNDDVIDILGFLTFEIVCSLTEEAMNIKNSEDKLNQIQKEKNMEREKQPKKRKYLFDRPDELASPIMPYHIEEAWRRLQKTDFKHKAGRSFGGGMVKTRTRLI comes from the coding sequence ATGTCAGGTGATAGTAAATACAAGTATCGAATAGAGATACAGCAGATGATGTTTGTATCAGGGGAATCGAATGATCCTCCCATAGAAACGACGTCGTTGATTGAAGACATTGTTCGAGGTCAAGTCATTGAGATATTAGTGCAAACCACAAAGACAGCCAATAGCAGAGGGTCGAAGAGCATAGCACCAGAGGATGTCATATTCCTCATTCGCCATGACAAAGCCAAAGTCAATCGATTACGTACCTATTTGTCTTGGAAGGATGTTCGAAAGAATGCCAAAGATCAAGAAGGTGGAGGTACTGAGTCCTTATTGGAAGGTGGTGCCGATGGAGTTACTGGTGGTCCTGGCGACGGAAAACTGCAACAAAGCTCAAATGATTCGAAGATGTTATCGAGGTACAAAAAGTCCAAAATCAGACTTCCTTGGGAGTTGCAATTCATGTTTAGCGAGCAacatttggaaacaaatgatgataatgaacAAGTGgacgaagaagaaaaggCAGCCACAATAGCCTCATTAAAGAGATTGAAGATGGCGGATGATAGGACCAAAAATATGACTAGGGAGGAGTATGTTCATTGGTCAGAATGTAGACAGGCCTCCTTCACATTTCGAAAAGCGAAACGGTTTAGGGAATGGGCAAACATGGCACAATTATGTGACTCGAGACCAAATGACGATGTGATTGATATCTTGGGATTCTTGACATTTGAAATCGTGTGTTCGCTTACAGAAGAGGCTATGAATATAAAGAATTCGGAGGATAAGctaaatcaaattcaaaaggaGAAAAACATGGAGCGGGAAAAACAACcgaaaaagagaaagtaCTTATTTGACAGACCGGATGAATTGGCCAGTCCTATAATGCCATATCATATAGAAGAGGCATGGAGAAGATTACAAAAGACTGACTTTAAACATAAAGCAGGGAGATCATTTGGAGGCGGAATGGTTAAAACGCGAACTAGACTTATTTGA